A genome region from Crossiella equi includes the following:
- a CDS encoding tyrosine recombinase XerC yields the protein MPTPSGERRPATGAASARALLPATLARPLAEFERHLTLERDVSPHTTRAYLGDVVSLLTHFTGELDSSAPGTSEAATSGTEAAAEGPAVDAARKAASPADAAAGAGDAAAGPGNADAGNAEKAPSEGPDLSSLDLAELRSWLAAQRAAGASRTTLARRAAAARTFTGWAAKAGYLDNDPGPRLASARPHRHLPSVLRAEQATAAMEASKAGAAEGDPVALRDHAIVELLYATGVRVSELCGLDLGDIDHARRVALVLGKGDKQRSVPYGEPADRAIRAWLAQGRPQLVCAASHAALFLGARGGRLDPRVVRRVVHDMVGSVPGAAPIGPHGLRHSAATHLLEGGADLRSVQELLGHATLATTQLYTHVTVERLKAIHDRTHPRS from the coding sequence ATGCCGACCCCGTCCGGGGAGCGCCGCCCGGCCACCGGCGCGGCGTCCGCGCGTGCTCTCCTGCCCGCCACGTTGGCCCGCCCGCTGGCGGAGTTCGAGCGCCACCTGACCCTGGAACGCGACGTCTCCCCACACACCACTCGCGCCTACCTGGGCGATGTGGTCTCCCTGCTGACCCACTTCACTGGAGAACTCGACAGCAGCGCCCCTGGGACTTCCGAGGCCGCCACAAGCGGTACCGAGGCCGCTGCTGAGGGTCCGGCTGTCGATGCCGCCAGGAAGGCCGCCAGCCCTGCGGACGCCGCCGCCGGTGCCGGGGACGCCGCCGCTGGTCCCGGAAACGCCGATGCCGGGAACGCCGAGAAGGCTCCCTCCGAGGGGCCGGACCTGTCCTCGCTCGACCTCGCCGAGCTGCGCTCGTGGCTGGCCGCCCAGCGCGCCGCGGGCGCCAGCCGCACCACGCTCGCCCGCCGCGCGGCGGCCGCGCGCACCTTCACCGGCTGGGCGGCCAAGGCGGGTTACCTGGACAACGACCCGGGGCCCCGGCTGGCCTCCGCCCGGCCGCACCGGCACCTGCCCTCGGTGCTCCGCGCCGAACAGGCGACGGCCGCGATGGAGGCCTCGAAGGCCGGGGCTGCGGAGGGTGATCCGGTAGCGCTGCGTGATCACGCGATCGTGGAACTCCTGTACGCCACTGGGGTTAGAGTCTCCGAACTCTGCGGGTTGGACCTGGGCGATATTGATCACGCACGGCGTGTCGCACTGGTTCTCGGCAAGGGTGACAAGCAGCGTTCGGTGCCCTACGGCGAACCAGCCGATCGGGCGATCCGTGCCTGGTTGGCACAAGGTCGACCGCAACTTGTCTGTGCCGCTTCACATGCGGCGTTGTTCCTCGGCGCACGCGGTGGCAGGCTCGATCCGAGAGTGGTGAGGAGGGTGGTGCACGACATGGTCGGTTCCGTGCCTGGTGCCGCCCCGATTGGTCCGCACGGGTTGCGGCATTCGGCCGCCACGCACCTCCTGGAAGGGGGAGCTGACCTCCGAAGCGTT